From the genome of Flavobacterium luteolum, one region includes:
- a CDS encoding response regulator transcription factor, whose amino-acid sequence MNSAIKIALVDDEILFRKGISFLLQREENIDILFEAENGDELISQLNEREIKPDIIVMDLKMPVLNGVEATRIIRKTFPDIKIIALTSYDTKSFIANMIQVGAVAYLIKNTTPKDLIYTINEVAKKGFYYNENVLKTIQETIVSPKNTRGGLETNFLSPREIEILQLICQQKTTAEIAEHLFLSPRTIEGHRNNLLLKTESRNIAGLVVYAIQNELAVLTI is encoded by the coding sequence ATGAATTCTGCTATTAAAATTGCTCTAGTTGATGATGAAATTTTGTTTCGAAAAGGAATTTCTTTTTTATTGCAGAGAGAAGAAAATATAGATATTCTCTTTGAAGCCGAAAACGGAGATGAACTTATTTCACAATTGAATGAAAGAGAAATAAAACCTGATATAATAGTGATGGACTTAAAGATGCCCGTCTTAAATGGAGTCGAAGCCACTAGAATTATAAGAAAAACGTTTCCCGACATTAAGATTATTGCATTAACCAGTTACGATACCAAATCGTTTATTGCAAATATGATTCAAGTTGGAGCAGTAGCTTACTTAATTAAAAATACTACTCCAAAAGATTTAATTTATACAATCAACGAAGTAGCAAAAAAAGGATTCTACTACAACGAGAATGTTTTAAAGACAATCCAAGAGACAATAGTTTCTCCTAAAAATACAAGAGGCGGTTTAGAAACTAATTTTCTTTCGCCACGAGAAATAGAAATCCTCCAATTGATTTGTCAGCAGAAAACTACTGCAGAAATTGCAGAACATCTTTTTTTAAGCCCAAGAACTATTGAGGGACATAGGAATAATCTATTGCTTAAAACAGAATCACGAAATATTGCTGGTTTGGTTGTTTATGCCATTCAAAACGAATTGGCAGTCTTAACAATTTAA
- a CDS encoding sensor histidine kinase, translated as MNASHISEKELVAIILYISLFFIIVAVALIIFFYFSRKKIIQKELEKIDLILRYQKEQLHAIIVTQEEERKRIAQDLHDDISSKLNIVSLNSHLLTAPNLTEAETAEITENIIALTTKALDNSRKIAHNLLPPVFEKFGLSAGIEELCGEFESSKSVKTYYENKIDFDEKDIDRHLHVFRILQELMNNSIRHGKASEIWISFANIDGINTCDYRDNGVGFDSSNDENQKGLGMKNIDSRISFLQGTIEISSEINNGIVVNFTF; from the coding sequence ATGAATGCAAGTCATATTTCTGAGAAAGAGCTCGTAGCCATAATATTATATATCTCTTTGTTTTTTATAATTGTTGCAGTAGCACTAATTATATTCTTTTATTTTTCTAGAAAAAAAATCATCCAAAAGGAACTAGAAAAGATAGATTTAATACTTCGATACCAAAAAGAACAATTGCACGCTATTATCGTAACTCAAGAAGAAGAACGCAAAAGAATTGCGCAAGATCTTCATGATGATATTAGTTCAAAATTAAACATTGTTTCTTTAAATAGTCATTTGCTTACGGCTCCAAACCTCACAGAAGCAGAAACTGCAGAAATTACAGAAAATATAATTGCTCTGACAACAAAGGCATTAGATAATTCTAGAAAAATTGCTCATAATTTGCTGCCTCCAGTTTTTGAAAAGTTTGGACTAAGCGCGGGTATTGAAGAGTTATGCGGAGAATTTGAAAGCAGTAAATCTGTCAAAACCTATTATGAAAATAAAATTGATTTTGATGAGAAAGACATTGACAGACATTTACATGTTTTTAGAATTCTACAGGAACTTATGAATAATTCCATCCGTCATGGAAAAGCATCCGAGATATGGATTTCGTTTGCTAATATAGATGGAATAAATACTTGTGACTATAGAGATAATGGTGTCGGGTTTGATAGCTCGAATGATGAAAATCAAAAAGGCTTAGGAATGAAAAATATTGACAGCCGAATATCATTTTTACAAGGAACAATAGAAATTAGCTCTGAAATTAATAACGGTATTGTTGTAAATTTTACTTTCTAG
- the dnaB gene encoding replicative DNA helicase, whose product MENFKNLNPVKVDKTTIINLEKGKLPPQALDLEEAVLGAMMIDKKGVDDVIDILQAEAFYKDAHKHIFEAILQLFTETQPIDILTVSTQLKKNGKLDLAGGDFYLIQLTQKIASSAHIEFHSRIILQKFIQRSLIRISSEIIEASYDESADVFDLLDKAESKLYEVTQGNIKRSSETAQSLVLQAKKKIEEISKKEGLSGVETGFHNLDKLTSGWQPSDLIIIAARPAMGKTAFVLSMARNIAIQYGHGVALFSLEMASVQLITRLISSETGLSSEKLRTGKLEAHEWTMLSTKVKDLEKAPLFIDDTPSLSIFDLRAKCRRLASQHGIKIIIIDYLQLMTAGGNAKGGGNREQEISTISRNLKALAKELNVPVIALSQLSRAVETRGSSKRPLLSDLRESGAIEQDADIVSFLYRPEYYKIEEWDDEEASPTAGQAEIMIAKHRNGGIENIRLKFLGHLGKFDNLDEFSGSYDDLPSKMNHDDNPFITNNLPSANEAFGSNLNDDDDSDVPF is encoded by the coding sequence ATGGAAAATTTCAAAAACTTAAACCCTGTTAAGGTCGACAAAACCACGATTATCAACTTAGAAAAAGGAAAGTTGCCGCCGCAAGCTCTTGATTTGGAGGAGGCTGTGCTGGGTGCAATGATGATTGATAAAAAAGGGGTAGATGATGTAATTGATATTTTGCAGGCAGAAGCTTTTTACAAAGACGCACACAAACATATTTTTGAAGCGATTTTACAGCTTTTTACCGAAACGCAGCCAATTGATATCTTAACAGTTTCGACTCAGTTAAAGAAAAACGGTAAGCTAGATTTGGCAGGTGGAGATTTTTATTTAATTCAGCTTACACAGAAAATTGCTTCTTCGGCGCATATCGAATTTCACTCGCGTATTATTCTTCAAAAATTTATTCAAAGAAGTTTGATTAGAATTTCTTCAGAAATTATTGAAGCATCATATGATGAAAGTGCAGACGTTTTTGATTTATTGGATAAAGCGGAATCTAAATTATACGAAGTTACACAAGGAAATATCAAACGTAGTTCTGAAACTGCGCAAAGTTTAGTTTTACAAGCTAAAAAGAAAATTGAAGAGATTTCTAAAAAAGAGGGATTAAGTGGTGTAGAGACTGGTTTTCATAATCTGGATAAATTAACTTCTGGATGGCAGCCGAGTGATTTGATTATTATTGCGGCCAGACCAGCGATGGGAAAGACGGCATTTGTACTTTCTATGGCTAGAAATATTGCTATTCAATATGGGCATGGAGTAGCTTTATTCTCTCTGGAGATGGCATCTGTTCAGTTAATTACCAGACTTATTTCTTCTGAGACAGGATTGTCATCAGAAAAATTGCGTACAGGAAAACTAGAGGCTCATGAATGGACAATGTTGAGTACTAAAGTTAAAGATTTAGAAAAAGCACCTTTATTTATTGATGATACGCCTTCACTTTCGATTTTCGATTTAAGGGCAAAATGCCGTCGTTTAGCGTCGCAACATGGTATTAAAATTATCATTATTGATTATTTGCAGTTAATGACCGCAGGAGGAAATGCTAAAGGAGGAGGAAACCGTGAGCAGGAAATTTCTACTATTTCCCGAAACTTAAAAGCTTTGGCAAAAGAACTTAACGTTCCAGTTATTGCACTTTCTCAGTTGTCGCGTGCTGTAGAAACACGTGGTTCTAGTAAACGTCCTTTGCTATCGGATCTTCGTGAATCTGGAGCGATTGAGCAGGATGCTGATATCGTTTCGTTTTTATATCGACCAGAATATTATAAAATTGAGGAATGGGATGATGAAGAAGCTTCGCCAACTGCTGGTCAGGCTGAAATTATGATTGCAAAACACCGTAATGGTGGTATTGAAAATATTCGTTTGAAGTTCTTAGGACACTTAGGAAAGTTTGATAACCTTGATGAATTTTCGGGTAGCTATGATGATTTGCCATCAAAAATGAATCACGATGATAATCCGTTTATTACTAATAATCTGCCTTCAGCCAACGAAGCCTTCGGAAGTAACTTAAATGACGACGACGACAGTGATGTTCCGTTTTAA
- a CDS encoding acetyl-CoA carboxylase carboxyltransferase subunit alpha: MEYLDFELPIKELEEQLEKCVIIGKESDVDVTPTCKEINKKLVETKKEIYKNLTAWQRVQLSRHPNRPYTLDYIRAICGDTFLELHGDRGFKDDKAMVGGLGKINGQSFMIIGQQKGFNTKTRQYRNFGMANPEGYRKALRLMKMAEKFGIPVLTLVDTPGAYPGLEAEERGQGEAIARNIFEMVRLQVPIITVIIGEGASGGALGIGVGDRVYMLENTWYSVISPESCSSILWKSWEYKERAAEALKLTSSDMKKQKLVDDVIPEPLGGAHYDRETTFKTVAEYITKGYNELKDLSTADLIAQRMDKYSNMGEYKE; the protein is encoded by the coding sequence ATGGAATATTTAGATTTTGAGCTTCCAATTAAAGAACTTGAAGAACAGTTAGAAAAGTGTGTTATTATTGGAAAAGAATCTGACGTTGACGTAACGCCAACGTGCAAGGAAATCAACAAGAAATTAGTAGAGACTAAAAAAGAAATATATAAAAACCTTACGGCTTGGCAGAGAGTACAATTGTCAAGACACCCAAATAGACCTTATACTTTAGACTACATTAGAGCAATCTGTGGAGATACTTTCTTAGAACTTCATGGAGACAGAGGTTTTAAAGATGATAAAGCAATGGTTGGCGGACTTGGTAAAATAAACGGGCAGTCGTTTATGATTATCGGTCAGCAAAAAGGTTTTAATACAAAAACACGTCAATACCGTAATTTTGGTATGGCAAATCCAGAAGGATACCGTAAAGCTTTGCGTTTGATGAAAATGGCTGAGAAATTCGGAATCCCAGTTTTAACTTTAGTGGACACTCCAGGTGCATATCCAGGACTTGAAGCAGAGGAAAGAGGGCAAGGAGAAGCTATTGCTAGAAATATCTTCGAAATGGTTCGTCTGCAAGTGCCAATCATTACGGTTATTATTGGTGAAGGTGCTTCTGGTGGAGCTTTAGGAATTGGTGTTGGAGATCGAGTTTATATGTTAGAAAATACTTGGTATTCTGTAATTTCTCCAGAATCTTGCTCTTCTATTTTATGGAAAAGCTGGGAGTACAAAGAACGTGCAGCAGAAGCTTTAAAACTGACTTCTTCTGACATGAAAAAACAAAAATTAGTTGATGACGTAATTCCAGAACCACTTGGAGGAGCGCACTACGACCGTGAAACCACTTTCAAAACGGTTGCAGAATACATCACTAAAGGATATAATGAATTGAAAGACTTATCAACAGCTGACTTAATTGCCCAAAGAATGGACAAATACAGTAATATGGGCGAGTATAAAGAGTAA
- a CDS encoding DMT family transporter — protein MRNDNLKSYLNLHLIVFIWGFTAILGALITIDADNLVWYRMLIAMIFLGGFIAFKKQSFQVPIKEFFKLIFVGLLIALHWIFFFKAIHVSNVSITLSIFSLGAFFASLLEPLFYGRKVLWYEVLFGLVIIAGLGLILQVEIKYLTGVYYALAAIILGVLFTLMNGKLISDHEPSVITFYEFGAGVFFITIYFLFQGKFTADFFQMSLNNWVLLLILASICTAYAFTASVKVMQRLTPYTVMLTTNLEPVYGIVLAYFILGGKEKMSVEFYVGAVIIIITVILNGVFKHYQNKKENL, from the coding sequence ATGCGAAACGATAATTTAAAAAGTTATTTAAATCTTCACTTAATTGTTTTTATCTGGGGTTTTACAGCCATTTTGGGCGCTTTAATTACAATTGATGCCGACAATTTGGTTTGGTACAGAATGCTTATTGCTATGATTTTTCTTGGCGGATTTATTGCATTTAAAAAACAGTCTTTTCAAGTTCCAATAAAAGAATTTTTCAAATTGATTTTTGTTGGACTACTGATTGCGCTTCATTGGATTTTCTTTTTTAAAGCAATTCACGTTTCCAACGTTTCAATTACGCTTTCTATATTTTCTTTGGGAGCCTTTTTTGCATCATTATTAGAGCCATTATTTTACGGAAGAAAAGTGCTTTGGTACGAAGTTCTTTTTGGACTTGTAATTATAGCTGGTTTAGGATTGATTCTTCAGGTTGAAATAAAATACCTTACTGGAGTTTACTATGCCTTGGCAGCCATTATTTTAGGAGTATTATTTACTTTGATGAATGGGAAATTAATTTCTGATCACGAACCTTCAGTTATAACATTTTATGAATTTGGTGCGGGAGTTTTCTTTATCACGATTTATTTTTTATTTCAAGGAAAATTTACGGCAGATTTCTTCCAAATGTCTTTAAATAACTGGGTTTTATTATTGATTTTAGCTTCAATTTGTACGGCTTATGCGTTTACCGCTTCAGTGAAAGTAATGCAGCGATTGACGCCTTATACCGTAATGTTAACCACTAATTTAGAGCCAGTTTACGGAATAGTTTTGGCTTATTTTATCTTAGGCGGAAAAGAAAAAATGAGTGTCGAATTTTATGTTGGAGCAGTTATTATTATCATAACAGTTATTCTAAATGGTGTTTTCAAACATTATCAGAATAAGAAAGAAAACTTGTAA
- a CDS encoding LptF/LptG family permease encodes MLTIIDKYILKRYLGTFSVMLLLFAPIGIVIDVSEKVNKMLENKIPFGDIAFYYYNFTIYFINSLFPIFLFLSVIWFTSKLANNTEIIAILSSGISFTRFLRPYIIGATIVSIFVLLMGFFIVPAASEGYNNFRYTYLKGNGKELMRGENTNVFRQINDHDFIFVNSFNEESKTAFNFSLEHFEKEKLTYKITASRIKWDPKKKIYILYDYTKRTVGELNDVLEKAPEKSVAFKFELADLTPVVYIAETLTLGKLIDFIEKERKRGSGNINTYLVVLYKKYSIPVSAFILTIIAVSVSSMKRRGGMGMNLAIGIAIAFSFVFFDKIFGTLAEKSTFSPLLAVWFPNIVFGILAVYLLRNAKR; translated from the coding sequence ATGCTGACAATAATAGATAAATACATTTTAAAAAGATACCTCGGAACTTTTTCTGTGATGCTTCTTTTATTTGCGCCAATCGGAATCGTAATTGACGTTTCTGAAAAGGTAAATAAAATGCTTGAAAACAAGATTCCGTTTGGCGATATTGCTTTCTATTATTACAACTTTACAATCTACTTTATTAATTCGCTGTTTCCGATATTTTTGTTTTTATCGGTAATTTGGTTTACATCAAAATTGGCCAATAATACTGAAATTATTGCCATTTTGAGTTCTGGAATTTCATTTACTCGTTTTCTGCGTCCTTACATTATTGGTGCAACAATTGTTTCGATTTTTGTATTGCTTATGGGATTTTTTATTGTTCCTGCGGCGAGTGAAGGCTATAATAATTTTAGATACACTTATTTAAAAGGAAATGGAAAAGAACTCATGCGAGGCGAAAACACTAATGTTTTTAGGCAAATTAACGATCATGATTTTATTTTTGTAAATAGCTTTAACGAAGAATCAAAAACAGCTTTCAATTTTTCTTTAGAGCATTTTGAAAAAGAAAAATTGACTTATAAAATTACAGCAAGCCGTATTAAATGGGATCCTAAAAAGAAGATTTACATTTTATACGATTATACAAAAAGAACAGTAGGAGAATTAAACGACGTACTTGAAAAAGCTCCTGAAAAAAGTGTTGCCTTCAAATTTGAATTGGCAGATTTGACGCCAGTAGTTTATATTGCCGAAACGCTGACCCTTGGTAAATTAATTGATTTTATAGAAAAAGAAAGAAAAAGAGGTTCAGGAAATATTAATACCTATTTGGTTGTTCTTTATAAAAAATATAGCATACCAGTTTCAGCATTTATTTTAACGATTATTGCGGTTTCAGTTTCTTCTATGAAACGTCGTGGCGGAATGGGTATGAACCTTGCAATCGGAATTGCAATTGCGTTTTCATTTGTATTCTTTGATAAAATCTTTGGTACGCTTGCCGAAAAATCTACATTTTCACCTTTATTAGCTGTTTGGTTTCCGAATATTGTTTTCGGAATTTTAGCAGTTTATCTATTACGTAATGCGAAACGATAA
- the tgt gene encoding tRNA guanosine(34) transglycosylase Tgt yields the protein MKFDLLQKDPQSKARAGSITTDHGVIETPIFMPVGTVASVKGVHQRELKEEINPDIILGNTYHLYLRPQTEILEKAGGLHKFMNWDRNILTDSGGYQVYSLSSNRKIKEEGVKFKSHIDGSYHFFTPENVMEIQRTIGADIIMAFDECTPYPCDYRYAQRSMHMTHRWLDRCINHLEKVPYKYGYEQTFFPIVQGSTYKDLRRQSAEYIANAGQQGNAIGGLSVGEPAEEMYAMTEVVCEILPEDKPRYLMGVGTPINILENIALGIDMFDCVMPTRNARNGMLFTANGTINIKNKKWEADFSPIDEMGHTFVDTEYSKAYLRHLFAANEYLGKQIATIHNLGFYMWLVREARKHILAGDFRPWKEMMVKNMSQRL from the coding sequence ATGAAGTTCGATTTATTACAAAAAGATCCGCAGTCTAAAGCAAGAGCGGGAAGTATAACTACTGATCACGGCGTAATTGAAACGCCTATTTTTATGCCAGTTGGAACGGTTGCATCTGTAAAAGGTGTGCATCAGCGTGAGCTTAAAGAAGAAATAAATCCGGATATTATTCTTGGAAATACATATCATTTATATTTACGTCCACAGACCGAAATTTTAGAAAAAGCGGGAGGATTACATAAATTCATGAACTGGGATCGTAATATTTTGACTGATTCTGGAGGATATCAAGTATATTCTCTTTCTTCAAATAGAAAAATTAAAGAAGAAGGAGTGAAGTTTAAATCGCATATTGACGGTTCTTACCACTTTTTCACGCCAGAAAATGTAATGGAAATTCAGCGTACAATTGGAGCTGATATTATCATGGCTTTTGATGAGTGTACGCCTTATCCTTGTGATTACCGTTACGCGCAACGTTCTATGCATATGACGCATCGCTGGTTGGACAGATGTATCAATCATTTGGAAAAAGTGCCTTATAAATATGGTTACGAACAGACTTTTTTTCCGATTGTTCAAGGAAGTACTTATAAAGATTTGCGTCGCCAGTCGGCTGAATATATTGCCAATGCAGGGCAGCAAGGAAATGCAATTGGTGGACTTTCTGTAGGTGAACCAGCAGAAGAAATGTACGCTATGACTGAGGTAGTTTGCGAAATTCTTCCAGAAGATAAACCTCGTTATTTAATGGGAGTTGGAACTCCAATTAATATTTTAGAAAATATCGCGTTAGGAATTGATATGTTCGACTGTGTTATGCCAACGCGTAATGCAAGAAACGGTATGTTGTTTACGGCAAACGGAACGATCAATATCAAGAACAAAAAGTGGGAAGCCGATTTTTCTCCAATTGATGAAATGGGACACACTTTTGTTGACACAGAATATTCAAAAGCATATTTACGCCACTTGTTTGCGGCCAACGAATATTTAGGAAAGCAAATTGCTACCATTCATAATCTTGGTTTCTATATGTGGTTGGTTCGTGAAGCTAGAAAACATATCTTAGCAGGCGATTTTAGACCATGGAAAGAAATGATGGTTAAAAATATGAGTCAAAGACTTTAA
- a CDS encoding polysaccharide deacetylase family protein — protein MNLARKLGYPENSKLLIIHADDAGLSHSENQATIKTLQNGSVNSYSIMVPCPWFFEMATFAKNNPNYDCGIHLTLTCEWENYKFGPILPISEVSSLVDQNGYFYKTRQDFKVNAKPSEIKKELTAQIEKALQFGIQPTHLDSHMCSVGVTPEILEIYKGLGKTYNLPVFINKDFVESVSLSDEKYNFDDTLLADKLLIGYYNDFEKGELQKSYEKALDSTISGLNVFLLHPAFDDFEMQGITINHPNFGSEWRQIDFDFFTSDQCKAKLKENNIQLVTWREIAAIR, from the coding sequence ATGAACTTAGCTCGAAAACTCGGATATCCTGAAAATAGCAAATTGTTAATCATTCACGCTGACGATGCGGGATTATCACATTCCGAAAATCAGGCAACTATAAAAACACTTCAAAACGGATCTGTCAATTCGTACAGCATAATGGTTCCTTGTCCGTGGTTTTTTGAAATGGCAACTTTTGCTAAAAACAATCCGAATTATGACTGCGGAATTCATTTGACTCTGACTTGCGAATGGGAAAATTATAAATTTGGTCCAATTCTTCCCATTTCCGAAGTTTCAAGTCTAGTAGACCAAAATGGTTATTTTTATAAAACCAGACAAGACTTCAAAGTCAACGCAAAACCATCTGAAATTAAAAAGGAACTTACCGCTCAAATCGAAAAAGCTCTGCAATTTGGCATTCAGCCTACACATCTCGACTCACATATGTGCAGTGTTGGCGTTACTCCTGAAATTTTAGAAATCTATAAAGGGCTAGGAAAAACATACAATTTACCTGTTTTCATTAATAAAGACTTTGTAGAATCTGTTTCTTTATCTGATGAAAAATATAATTTTGATGATACACTTTTGGCCGATAAACTTTTAATTGGATATTATAATGACTTTGAAAAAGGAGAACTTCAAAAATCTTATGAAAAAGCTTTAGACAGTACCATTTCTGGATTAAATGTTTTCCTGCTCCATCCTGCATTTGATGATTTTGAAATGCAAGGTATTACCATAAATCATCCAAATTTTGGTTCAGAATGGCGCCAAATAGATTTCGATTTTTTCACAAGTGATCAATGCAAAGCAAAACTAAAAGAGAATAATATTCAATTAGTCACTTGGCGAGAGATTGCTGCTATTAGATAA
- a CDS encoding transketolase: MKPNTQQLSDLTIQVRRDILRMVHAVNSGHPGGSLGCTEFLVTLYQNIMDRKEGFDMDGIGEDLFFLSNGHISPVFYSVLARSGYFPVSELATFRLLDSRLQGHPTTHEGLPGVRIASGSLGQGLSVALGAAQAKKLNKDNHIVYSLHGDGELQEGQNWEAIMYASAKKVDNIIATIDLNGKQIDGTTDEVLPMGSIRAKFEAFDWDVLEIKEGNNIDAIIAGLTDAKSRTGKGKPVCILLHTEMGNGVDFMMHTHAWHGKAPNNDQLASALAQNISTLADY, translated from the coding sequence ATGAAGCCTAACACACAACAATTAAGCGATTTAACGATCCAAGTAAGAAGAGATATTCTTAGAATGGTACATGCTGTAAACTCTGGACACCCAGGTGGTTCATTAGGTTGTACTGAATTTTTGGTAACATTATATCAAAACATAATGGACCGCAAAGAAGGTTTTGATATGGACGGAATTGGAGAAGATTTATTTTTCCTTTCAAACGGACACATTTCTCCTGTCTTTTATAGCGTTCTAGCACGCAGTGGTTACTTTCCAGTTTCAGAATTAGCTACATTCAGATTATTAGATTCTCGTTTACAGGGACACCCAACAACTCACGAAGGTTTACCTGGAGTTCGCATTGCGTCTGGTTCATTAGGACAAGGTTTATCTGTAGCTTTGGGAGCAGCTCAAGCTAAAAAATTAAACAAAGACAATCACATCGTATATAGTTTACACGGAGACGGTGAGTTACAAGAAGGTCAAAACTGGGAAGCTATCATGTATGCTTCTGCTAAAAAAGTAGACAACATTATTGCAACTATCGACCTTAATGGAAAACAAATTGACGGAACAACAGATGAAGTTCTGCCAATGGGAAGTATCCGCGCTAAATTTGAAGCTTTTGACTGGGATGTTTTAGAAATTAAAGAAGGTAACAATATCGATGCTATTATCGCTGGATTAACTGATGCTAAATCAAGAACAGGAAAAGGAAAGCCAGTTTGCATTTTATTACACACAGAAATGGGTAATGGTGTAGATTTTATGATGCACACTCATGCTTGGCACGGTAAAGCACCAAACAATGACCAATTGGCAAGTGCTTTAGCTCAAAACATTTCAACTTTAGCAGACTATTAA
- a CDS encoding transketolase family protein — protein MKKYENTGSKDTRSGFGAGMTELGQKNENVVALCADLIGSLKFDDFKKNHPERFFQIGIAEANMIGIAAGLTIGGKIPFTGTFANFSTGRVYDQIRQSVAYSDKNVKICASHAGLTLGEDGATHQILEDIGLMKMLPGMTVINTCDYNQTKAATIALANHHGPAYLRFGRPVVANFTPADEPFVIGKAILLNEGTDVTIIATGHLVWEALIAAEKLEEKGISAEVINIHTIKPLDEEAILKSVAKTRCVVTAEEHNYLGGLGESVSGVLALNNPTPQEFVAVKDSFGESGTPEQLMEKYKLNNQAIVEAVERVIKRK, from the coding sequence ATGAAAAAATACGAAAATACAGGAAGTAAAGATACTCGTTCTGGTTTTGGAGCGGGAATGACTGAATTAGGTCAAAAAAACGAAAATGTTGTCGCATTATGTGCTGACTTAATTGGATCATTAAAATTTGATGATTTCAAGAAAAATCACCCAGAGCGTTTTTTCCAAATCGGAATCGCTGAAGCAAACATGATTGGAATTGCGGCAGGTTTAACAATTGGAGGAAAAATCCCTTTTACTGGAACTTTCGCTAACTTTTCTACAGGAAGAGTTTACGATCAGATTCGTCAATCTGTTGCTTATTCAGATAAAAACGTAAAAATCTGTGCCTCTCACGCTGGTTTAACTTTAGGAGAAGACGGAGCAACTCACCAAATTTTAGAAGATATTGGTTTAATGAAAATGTTGCCAGGAATGACAGTAATCAACACATGCGATTACAACCAGACTAAGGCTGCAACTATTGCATTAGCTAACCACCACGGTCCTGCTTACTTACGTTTCGGACGTCCAGTAGTTGCTAACTTTACTCCTGCAGATGAGCCATTCGTAATTGGAAAAGCAATTTTATTAAACGAAGGAACAGATGTTACTATTATTGCAACAGGACACTTAGTTTGGGAAGCTCTTATTGCTGCTGAAAAATTAGAAGAAAAAGGAATTTCTGCTGAAGTAATCAACATCCATACTATCAAACCTCTTGACGAAGAAGCAATTCTTAAATCAGTTGCCAAAACAAGATGTGTAGTTACTGCAGAAGAGCACAACTACCTAGGGGGTCTTGGAGAAAGTGTTTCTGGAGTATTAGCATTAAACAATCCAACTCCACAAGAATTTGTAGCAGTAAAAGATAGTTTTGGAGAATCTGGAACTCCAGAGCAATTAATGGAAAAATACAAATTAAACAACCAAGCGATTGTTGAAGCTGTAGAAAGAGTAATCAAAAGAAAGTAA